A genomic region of Drosophila kikkawai strain 14028-0561.14 chromosome X, DkikHiC1v2, whole genome shotgun sequence contains the following coding sequences:
- the LOC108083779 gene encoding rhomboid-related protein 2-like, producing MSLKQQRQRDVEGDVPPDSISLEEMPLNRTNGNVGGEQAEDRRRIRLIFDKYDTDGDGLISTPELKALIASAGCRDMPPHMAEQIMRRSDEDNDGCLDFEEFYAMSLRQRWIMRRLVARYCRYVVAPPKPKAADEVDGEYERQMSLCPPPLTMIIFSIVEIIAFLVDVIHFQDDPNYEGNIGESVNGPAATLCIYNPYKRYEAWRFASYMFVHVGLRHLVMNLIIQIFLGVALELVHSWWRVALVYLAGVMAGSMGTSLSSPRTFLAGASGGVYALITAHVATIIMNYSEMEYAIVQLLVFLVVIFADLGGSVYHHLTDEYDRIGYVAHLSGAVAGLLVGIGVLRNLEKRPWERILWWIAVIVYFALMFTGILVHIFLPDYFPKPVYN from the coding sequence ATGTCGCTaaagcagcagcggcagcgggaTGTGGAAGGCGATGTCCCACCGGACAGCATATCCCTGGAGGAGATGCCCCTCAACCGGACCAACGGCAACGTCGGCGGAGAGCAGGCAGAGGACCGCCGCCGAATACGTCTCATCTTCGACAAATACGACACCGATGGGGATGGCCTGATCAGTACGCCGGAACTGAAGGCTTTGATTGCCAGCGCCGGCTGCCGGGACATGCCCCCCCACATGGCCGAGCAGATAATGCGGCGCAGCGACGAGGATAACGACGGCTGCCTGGACTTTGAGGAGTTCTATGCCATGTCCCTGCGCCAGCGTTGGATCATGCGTCGTCTGGTGGCTCGCTACTGTCGCTATGTGGTGGCACCGCCAAAGCCCAAGGCCGCGGATGAGGTGGATGGCGAGTACGAGCGTCAGATGTCACTCTGCCCGCCGCCGCTTACCATGATCATCTTCTCCATTGTCGAGATCATTGCCTTTCTGGTGGATGTCATACACTTCCAGGATGATCCCAACTACGAGGGGAATATCGGTGAGAGTGTTAATGGACCGGCGGCGACGCTGTGCATCTACAATCCCTACAAACGCTACGAGGCCTGGCGCTTCGCCAGCTACATGTTCGTCCATGTGGGGCTGCGCCATCTGGTGATGAACCTGATCATTCAGATCTTTCTGGGCGTTGCTCTGGAGCTGGTGCATTCGTGGTGGCGCGTGGCTTTGGTCTATCTGGCCGGTGTCATGGCCGGCTCCATGGGCACTTCCCTGAGCAGTCCGCGGACCTTTCTGGCCGGAGCCTCGGGCGGTGTGTACGCCTTGATCACCGCCCATGTAGCCACGATCATCATGAACTACTCGGAGATGGAGTACGCCATTGTCCAGCTGTTGGTCTTCCTGGTGGTCATCTTTGCGGATCTGGGCGGATCGGTGTATCATCACCTGACGGATGAGTACGATCGGATTGGGTATGTGGCGCATCTGTCCGGCGCCGTGGCCGGGCTGCTGGTGGGGATCGGGGTGTTGCGGAACCTGGAGAAGCGACCCTGGGAGCGAATCCTCTGGTGGATAGCCGTCATCGTGTACTTTGCCCTTATGTTCACTGGAATCCTGGTGCACATCTTCCTGCCCGATTACTTCCCCAAGCCGGTGTACAATTAG
- the flw gene encoding serine/threonine-protein phosphatase beta isoform → MGDFDLNVDSLIQRLLEMRSCRTGKQVQMTEAEVRGLCLKSREIFLQQPILLELEAPLIICGDIHGQYTDLLRLFEYGGFPPAANYLFLGDYVDRGKQSLETICLLLAYKIKYPENFFLLRGNHECASINRIYGFYDECKRRYNVKLWKTFTDCFNCLPVAAIIDEKIFCCHGGLSPDLQGMEQIRRLMRPTDVPDTGLLCDLLWSDPDKDVQGWGENDRGVSFTFGVDVVSKFLNRHELDLICRAHQVVEDGYEFFARRQLVTLFSAPNYCGEFDNAGGMMTVDDTLMCSFQILKPSEKKAKYLYSGMNSSRPTTPQRSAPMLATNKKK, encoded by the exons TGCGCAGCTGCCGAACGGGCAAACAGGTGCAGATGACCGAGGCGGAGGTGCGCGGTCTGTGCCTCAAGTCGCGTGAGATTTTCTTGCAACAGCCAATCCTGCTGGAGCTGGAGGCACCGCTGATCATCTGCGGCGACATTCACGGCCAGTACACAGACCTGTTGCGGCTGTTCGAATACGGTGGCTTTCCGCCGGCTGCCAACTATTTGTTCCTCGGCGATTATGTTGATCGGGGCAAGCAGTCACTGGAGACCAtctgcctgctgctggcctACAAGATCAAGTATCCGGAGAACTTTTTCTTGTTGCGCGGCAACCATGAGTGTGCCAGTATTAATAGGATTTATG GCTTCTACGACGAATGCAAGCGTCGCTACAATGTAAAGCTGTGGAAGACCTTCACAGATTGCTTCAACTGCCTGCCAGTGGCCGCAATCATTGACGAGAAGATCTTCTGCTGCCACGGCGGCCTCAGTCCCGATCTGCAGGGTATGGAGCAGATACGCCGCCTGATGCGGCCCACAGATGTCCCAGACACTGGCCTGCTGTGCGATCTACTGTGGAGTGACCCGGACAAGGATGTCCAGGGCTGGGGTGAGAATGATCGCGGTGTGAGCTTCACATTTGGTGTGGATGTGGTTTCCAAGTTTTTGAATCGTCACGAGCTGGACTTGATCTGTCGTGCACATcag GTTGTTGAAGATGGTTATGAGTTCTTTGCCCGCCGCCAGCTGGTAACTTTGTTCTCGGCGCCCAATTATTGCGGGGAGTTTGATAATGCCGGCGGCATGATGACCGTGGACGACACGCTCATGTGCTCATTCCAG ATCCTGAAACCATCCGAAAAGAAGGCCAAGTATCTGTACAGTGGAATGAACTCTTCGAGACCCACAACTCCGCAGCGAAGCGCCCCAATGTTGGCGACCAACAAGAAGAAATAA